A DNA window from Christiangramia salexigens contains the following coding sequences:
- a CDS encoding class I SAM-dependent methyltransferase, with translation MEDLKTHWEKIYDSKEFEETSWYQKKPQASLNIIESLGLSREAEIIDIGGGDSFLVDYLLELGYKNLSVLDISGKAIHRAKNRLGANSSEVNWIVENATELSTSKKFDLWHDRAAFHFLTEKDKVTAYKDRLKEALKPGGYLVLSTFSDQGPERCSGIQVQQYSREDMTALFEDDFEVIRVENLDHKTPWDATQNFTMGIFRKK, from the coding sequence ATGGAAGATCTAAAGACACATTGGGAAAAAATATATGATAGTAAGGAATTTGAAGAAACCAGCTGGTATCAGAAAAAACCACAGGCGTCTCTGAATATTATCGAATCTCTCGGACTTTCCAGGGAAGCGGAGATCATTGATATTGGCGGAGGGGATAGTTTTCTTGTAGACTACCTGCTTGAGCTGGGATATAAAAATCTGAGTGTTCTGGATATTTCAGGAAAAGCCATTCACAGAGCAAAGAACCGTCTCGGGGCTAATTCCTCTGAAGTGAACTGGATCGTTGAAAATGCTACCGAACTCTCAACTTCAAAGAAATTTGATCTTTGGCATGACAGGGCAGCTTTTCATTTCCTAACCGAAAAAGATAAAGTAACAGCATATAAAGACAGGCTTAAAGAAGCCCTGAAACCTGGCGGATATCTGGTATTGTCTACATTTTCAGATCAGGGCCCCGAAAGATGCAGCGGGATACAGGTTCAACAGTATTCAAGAGAGGATATGACGGCATTATTCGAAGATGATTTTGAAGTGATAAGAGTTGAAAATCTTGATCATAAAACACCCTGGGATGCAACCCAGAATTTTACAATGGGGATTTTTCGGAAGAAATAA
- a CDS encoding DUF2231 domain-containing protein, producing MNEIPEFWRTEVFHPLSVHFPIVLLLMASLFKLIGLWSSKITWTHGGRVLLVLGVIGIWISVYTGDLADGIVSRELCDPTVLKDHENFAYIASWIFTGALLIELLKDYIHSLKKKITNILIVLALLAGSGVLAYVGHLGASLVYQQAAGVYIPAEDCSEFND from the coding sequence ATGAATGAGATCCCAGAATTTTGGCGGACAGAGGTTTTTCATCCTCTGTCCGTTCATTTTCCGATCGTTCTATTGCTGATGGCAAGCCTGTTTAAATTGATAGGTTTGTGGTCCTCTAAGATCACCTGGACCCATGGAGGACGGGTATTGCTGGTCTTGGGTGTTATTGGGATCTGGATCTCGGTCTATACCGGTGATCTTGCCGATGGTATTGTGTCCAGAGAACTTTGTGATCCCACGGTTTTAAAGGATCATGAGAATTTTGCCTATATCGCATCCTGGATATTTACCGGTGCATTGTTGATTGAATTATTAAAGGACTATATACATAGCCTGAAAAAAAAGATAACGAATATTCTGATAGTTCTTGCCCTGCTTGCAGGCTCAGGGGTTTTGGCTTATGTAGGCCACCTCGGCGCTAGTCTGGTTTATCAGCAGGCAGCAGGAGTATATATTCCTGCGGAAGACTGTTCAGAATTTAATGATTAA
- a CDS encoding coniferyl aldehyde dehydrogenase, whose translation MEREELNRILIKQKIAFKASPPSFEKRLDSLKLLSDIIEENKEYFIEAVSEDFGLRAKEETLFLEIFPLQDQIRHAIKNLRNWMKRRHVTGAWFLYPSKAFYQYQPLGSVGIMGAWNYQVLLTLSPLVDAIAAGNHAILKPSEVAPRSAGIIKQVINAAYPEEYIHCVTGDASLAENFSSLPFDHLFFTGSIRVGKLIMKSAAKNLTPVTLELGGKSPAIISDSYPLKRAAKRIMAGKLFNAGQTCVAPDYVILPKNLNEEFLNSTREAVAKLYPDIVQNKQYSHIISERHHERLHAMLDDARNKGAEIVELISHQNNGDKLMTPKLIFDVTEEMELMMEEIFGPILPVVNIDSCEDAVSYVNDKPNPLALYYFDTRRKKVDWLLKNTLSGGVTINDTIYHLAQNNLPFGGVGNSGMGHYHGFDGFRNFSKKRAVMKQRRIAATDFLHPPFTDFKRKLLHYIGRFTKV comes from the coding sequence ATGGAAAGAGAAGAATTGAACAGAATACTTATAAAACAGAAAATAGCTTTTAAAGCTTCACCTCCCTCTTTTGAAAAACGTCTGGATTCTCTTAAGCTGCTTTCAGACATTATTGAAGAAAATAAGGAATATTTTATTGAAGCCGTTTCCGAAGACTTTGGCCTGAGAGCGAAAGAGGAAACTTTATTCCTGGAAATTTTTCCTTTGCAGGACCAGATAAGGCATGCAATAAAGAATCTCAGGAACTGGATGAAACGCCGGCATGTGACCGGAGCATGGTTCCTGTATCCAAGTAAAGCCTTTTATCAATACCAGCCGTTAGGTTCTGTAGGGATCATGGGGGCCTGGAATTATCAGGTGCTTTTAACCCTGAGCCCGTTAGTAGATGCCATTGCAGCTGGGAATCATGCAATCCTTAAACCTTCGGAAGTTGCTCCGCGCTCTGCCGGTATTATCAAACAGGTGATCAATGCCGCTTATCCCGAAGAATATATTCATTGTGTGACCGGTGATGCTTCTTTGGCCGAAAATTTCTCCTCTCTGCCTTTCGATCATTTGTTCTTTACAGGCTCAATAAGAGTGGGTAAGTTGATCATGAAGTCGGCAGCAAAGAATCTGACCCCGGTAACGCTGGAACTGGGAGGCAAGTCTCCCGCAATAATCAGTGATTCCTATCCTCTTAAACGTGCCGCTAAAAGGATCATGGCAGGAAAACTTTTCAATGCCGGCCAAACCTGTGTGGCACCAGATTATGTTATCCTTCCAAAGAATCTAAATGAAGAATTTTTGAATAGCACTCGGGAAGCCGTCGCAAAATTGTATCCTGATATTGTTCAGAACAAACAATACAGTCATATCATAAGCGAAAGGCATCATGAACGCCTGCATGCAATGCTGGACGATGCCAGGAATAAAGGGGCTGAAATTGTGGAGCTTATTTCCCATCAGAATAACGGTGATAAGCTGATGACTCCAAAACTTATTTTTGATGTTACCGAGGAAATGGAGCTTATGATGGAAGAGATCTTCGGACCAATTCTTCCCGTTGTGAATATCGATTCTTGTGAGGATGCCGTTAGTTATGTGAATGATAAGCCAAATCCATTAGCGCTTTATTATTTTGATACCCGCCGTAAAAAGGTAGACTGGTTATTAAAAAACACCCTTTCTGGTGGCGTAACCATCAATGACACCATTTATCATCTTGCGCAAAACAACTTACCTTTTGGTGGTGTGGGGAACAGCGGAATGGGGCATTACCATGGTTTTGACGGTTTCCGGAATTTTTCTAAAAAACGTGCTGTGATGAAACAGAGAAGGATCGCAGCCACAGATTTTCTTCATCCGCCATTTACCGATTTTAAACGAAAGCTGCTGCATTATATTGGGCGGTTTACTAAGGTTTAA